The following proteins are co-located in the Imtechella halotolerans genome:
- a CDS encoding alpha-L-fucosidase has protein sequence MKRKYFLVALIGICFTKLIAQNPSYEERMQWFTEAKLGIFIHWGYYGVNGITESWSLYHKRITHDQYMKQGEEFTAAKYNPEAWAELFKKTGARYAVLTTKHHDGVALWDSKFSKLNTVRHAAAAKDLVTPFVSAMRAEGIKVGLYYSLPDWSHPDYTPVVFPRNDTRKWYRQKGQNKWEPWDRFMDFNLGQIKELDSQYHPDLYWFDGDWEHPSSKWKSGAIKELLLANNPGVIVNSRLNEYGDYGTPEQGVPVVRPEGPWEFCMTMNDNWGYYPSDTNYKPIAQIVRTFVEVISGGGNLLLNIGPKPDGTIAAPQMERLEALGNWIQKHERAVYPTKSGLPYGHFYGPSLLSKDGTKIYLALYDKPMNYIQLKGIQNKVVSIKVVGSEENLTFERNGGAAWNNIPGILRISLPSEKSIDPYVTIIEVTLEDELKLYRGHGNAVELNN, from the coding sequence ATGAAAAGGAAGTATTTTTTAGTGGCTTTAATTGGAATTTGTTTTACAAAACTTATAGCGCAAAACCCAAGCTATGAGGAGCGTATGCAGTGGTTTACTGAAGCAAAACTTGGAATTTTTATTCATTGGGGATATTATGGAGTAAATGGTATTACTGAGTCATGGTCTTTGTATCACAAGCGTATTACCCATGACCAATATATGAAGCAAGGTGAAGAATTTACTGCTGCTAAGTACAATCCTGAGGCTTGGGCTGAATTGTTTAAGAAAACGGGTGCTCGTTACGCTGTACTTACTACTAAGCACCATGATGGAGTTGCTCTATGGGATTCTAAATTTAGTAAACTTAATACCGTACGTCATGCAGCGGCAGCTAAGGATCTTGTAACACCCTTTGTTTCAGCTATGAGGGCCGAAGGTATTAAAGTAGGGTTGTATTATTCTCTTCCTGACTGGTCTCACCCAGATTATACACCTGTTGTATTTCCTAGGAATGACACACGTAAATGGTATCGACAAAAAGGTCAAAATAAATGGGAACCTTGGGATCGATTTATGGACTTTAATTTAGGTCAAATAAAAGAGTTGGATTCGCAATATCATCCTGATTTATATTGGTTTGATGGTGATTGGGAACATCCTTCCTCAAAGTGGAAATCCGGAGCTATTAAGGAGTTACTTTTGGCAAATAATCCTGGGGTAATTGTGAACTCTCGATTAAACGAATATGGCGATTATGGAACTCCTGAGCAAGGTGTTCCAGTTGTAAGACCAGAGGGACCATGGGAATTTTGCATGACAATGAATGATAACTGGGGATATTACCCAAGTGATACCAATTATAAACCAATTGCGCAGATCGTTCGAACTTTTGTAGAGGTAATATCAGGTGGAGGGAACCTACTTCTTAATATTGGTCCTAAGCCTGATGGAACCATTGCTGCTCCTCAAATGGAACGTTTGGAAGCATTAGGGAATTGGATTCAGAAACATGAAAGAGCAGTTTATCCAACCAAATCTGGCCTGCCATATGGGCATTTTTATGGTCCTTCATTACTAAGTAAGGATGGAACTAAGATTTACCTAGCTTTGTATGATAAACCAATGAATTATATCCAGTTAAAAGGGATACAAAACAAAGTGGTTTCCATTAAAGTTGTTGGAAGTGAGGAGAATCTAACATTTGAACGTAATGGTGGTGCTGCATGGAATAATATTCCTGGTATTTTACGCATTTCTTTACCTTCAGAAAAAAGCATTGATCCCTATGTTACTATTATTGAAGTGACCTTAGAAGATGAATTGAAGCTTTACCGAGGTCATGGGAATGCTGTAGAACTAAACAATTAA
- a CDS encoding glycoside hydrolase family 20 protein: MNKANLILMFLLISLLNVSCQKELPLTTFTQEDITIIPIPVSTELRDGTFRFTKNTKFYATESTHIQLSEALASKFEKAAGWKLSITNEQPERNYFQWKKDDSLPEEAYTLEVTSDVITVAASSFSGFLYGMETVRQLLPIAIESDNIIADVAWDLPAIYITDQPRFKWRGLMLDVSRHFFQKEYILKTIDRLAMFKMNTLHFHLVDDQGWRIEIKKYPKLTQVGAWRVDHEDKHWNARPTTTADEKGTYGGFYTQEDIKEIVDYATSKGITVVPEIEMPAHVTSAVASYPELSCHERPVGVPSGGVWPITDIYCAGKESTFEFLEDVLTEVMDLFPSKYIHVGGDEATKTEWKKCAHCQERMKNEGLANVEELQSYFIQRMERFISSKGRSLIGWDEILEGGLAPGAAVMSWRGFDGGIEASADGHHVVMTPGSHCYFDQYQGAQNAEPLAIGGHVTLSKVYEFDPIVPGMTAKQATYVLGGQANLWSEYITTESHSEYMIFPRLAALSETVWSPKDKRNWNDFSRRVQVMFQRFDIMGINYAKSAYQVSAELTSEVTSPKVIMDLKNEFPGGDIRYVLNDGIFPSEAKLYTAPLEITQSTKIKAALFQDDKPSEVVYENIIRFHKAIGKKIDYATKPHEWYPGNDSTLVDVLRGTKNFHDKKWQAWLVDDMELTIDLEGINKVSKVVIGTMENQGSGIYYPIKLEVMGSEDGKNFVSVGSIERAYKNNGYAELKEFEITFKEQLFRYIKVKGTNLGHPPHGGDSWLFVDEIIIE; the protein is encoded by the coding sequence ATGAATAAAGCTAACCTAATTTTAATGTTCTTGCTGATATCCTTACTTAATGTAAGTTGTCAAAAAGAACTTCCACTTACCACATTTACTCAGGAAGATATTACCATTATTCCAATACCAGTTTCAACTGAGTTAAGGGACGGAACATTTCGTTTTACCAAAAACACAAAGTTTTACGCAACTGAAAGTACTCATATACAGCTTTCAGAAGCCTTAGCATCAAAGTTTGAAAAGGCAGCAGGTTGGAAATTATCAATTACTAATGAGCAACCTGAAAGGAATTACTTCCAATGGAAAAAGGATGATTCATTACCTGAGGAAGCATACACATTGGAGGTAACCTCAGATGTTATCACAGTTGCGGCAAGTAGTTTTTCAGGTTTTTTGTATGGAATGGAAACGGTTCGACAGTTATTACCTATTGCTATTGAAAGTGATAACATTATAGCGGATGTCGCTTGGGATCTGCCTGCAATTTACATAACCGATCAGCCACGTTTTAAATGGCGTGGACTTATGCTGGATGTGTCAAGACATTTTTTTCAAAAGGAATATATTTTAAAGACAATCGACAGGTTAGCCATGTTTAAAATGAATACTCTTCATTTTCATTTAGTGGATGATCAAGGATGGCGTATAGAAATTAAAAAGTATCCAAAACTTACCCAGGTAGGAGCATGGCGAGTTGATCATGAAGATAAACATTGGAATGCTCGTCCTACTACTACAGCTGATGAAAAAGGGACTTATGGAGGGTTTTACACCCAAGAAGACATCAAGGAGATTGTTGATTATGCCACATCCAAGGGTATAACTGTAGTTCCAGAAATAGAAATGCCAGCGCACGTAACAAGCGCCGTTGCATCTTATCCTGAACTTTCATGTCATGAGCGTCCTGTAGGAGTTCCATCTGGAGGTGTTTGGCCTATTACAGATATTTACTGTGCGGGAAAAGAATCCACATTTGAATTTTTGGAGGATGTTTTAACAGAAGTAATGGATTTGTTTCCTTCAAAATATATTCACGTAGGAGGTGATGAAGCCACTAAGACTGAATGGAAAAAATGTGCACATTGTCAAGAACGTATGAAAAATGAAGGCCTAGCTAATGTTGAAGAATTACAGAGTTACTTTATACAACGTATGGAGCGATTTATTAGTAGTAAAGGGCGTTCACTTATAGGTTGGGATGAAATTTTAGAAGGTGGATTAGCTCCTGGTGCAGCTGTGATGAGTTGGCGTGGTTTTGATGGAGGTATTGAAGCTTCTGCCGATGGACATCATGTGGTTATGACACCAGGATCTCATTGTTATTTTGATCAGTATCAGGGGGCACAGAATGCAGAGCCATTAGCAATTGGAGGGCATGTAACACTTAGTAAAGTGTATGAATTTGATCCAATAGTTCCTGGAATGACTGCTAAGCAGGCTACTTATGTTTTAGGAGGGCAAGCAAATTTATGGTCTGAATATATCACTACTGAGTCACATTCTGAATATATGATTTTTCCAAGACTTGCAGCTCTATCTGAGACCGTATGGAGCCCAAAGGATAAACGTAATTGGAATGATTTCTCTAGACGTGTTCAAGTAATGTTTCAACGTTTTGATATCATGGGCATAAACTACGCAAAGAGTGCTTATCAGGTTTCAGCAGAATTGACATCCGAAGTAACATCTCCTAAGGTAATTATGGATTTAAAGAATGAATTCCCTGGAGGAGATATTCGCTATGTGTTAAACGATGGAATATTTCCTTCAGAAGCAAAGTTGTATACAGCTCCTCTTGAAATTACTCAAAGTACTAAAATAAAAGCTGCACTATTTCAAGATGATAAGCCCTCGGAAGTAGTTTATGAAAATATTATTCGCTTTCATAAAGCCATTGGTAAAAAAATTGACTATGCTACAAAACCTCATGAATGGTATCCTGGAAATGATTCCACTTTAGTCGATGTACTAAGAGGTACGAAAAATTTTCATGACAAAAAATGGCAGGCATGGTTAGTGGATGATATGGAGTTGACAATTGATTTAGAAGGAATAAATAAGGTGTCTAAAGTAGTAATAGGTACTATGGAAAATCAAGGTTCAGGTATTTATTATCCAATTAAGCTTGAGGTTATGGGATCTGAGGATGGAAAAAACTTTGTGTCAGTAGGAAGTATAGAACGTGCCTATAAAAATAATGGGTATGCTGAGCTTAAAGAGTTTGAAATTACATTTAAGGAACAATTATTCCGTTATATAAAAGTGAAGGGTACTAATTTAGGTCATCCACCACATGGAGGTGATTCTTGGTTGTTTGTAGATGAGATTATTATAGAGTAA